A genomic segment from Segniliparus rotundus DSM 44985 encodes:
- a CDS encoding FtsK/SpoIIIE domain-containing protein, which produces MSSTRDDPWRGQFSFGTRRVTTVNVPTIIGVKVAGDGLRLRVAHRPGDSAAKNWGTKLDQLKNLFRAAGVDATNLSVVDDARGNIVLRFDDAPSSFPLAIAPEPPKAVVRDRADAINRYQDAAWTLGPDARGNVLRYPVKKYPHVLVASSTGGGKSAWARTTIEQFRVTGWTCFIGSGKVSDFATMRDLPGVAMVTGGDDVAQVAVMVRRVRVEMERRNTQAAEAKQRGDTAAFAFPPILLLLDEWGAVDVAFRTAYKKSDAFLRDVDLILRVGREARVHVVLLSQTIRKTGDGAVPGAWQENLGLTISLGSPSEITLESDAFTAETKGRAAMIGARLKGKPGRGLTVERESGKVVEFQSFYGWSPGTTSLDPNADSDVRPPTEEVRALWERWEPISASVPWIMPRVGIKATSPAWRTGDLSEVANTPTVALTDEHGAVKPGMEQYDPASDEWLGKQPASTATGLHEDLDFDKPETNAPTANAATMSDAELQEAVRQEAIRRGLLDPDPEPESPGETSQRSKPTPKPETKSATKPKIQGEV; this is translated from the coding sequence ATGTCGAGCACGCGCGACGACCCGTGGCGCGGCCAATTCAGTTTCGGAACACGCCGCGTCACTACGGTGAACGTGCCGACGATCATCGGTGTGAAAGTCGCGGGTGACGGGTTGAGATTGCGTGTAGCTCACCGCCCAGGCGATAGCGCCGCGAAGAACTGGGGCACCAAGCTCGATCAGCTCAAGAACCTATTCCGCGCCGCTGGCGTCGATGCCACGAACCTCTCCGTTGTTGATGACGCGAGGGGCAATATCGTTTTGCGGTTCGACGACGCGCCATCCTCGTTCCCGCTCGCGATTGCCCCGGAGCCGCCCAAGGCGGTGGTGCGGGACCGGGCCGACGCCATTAATCGTTACCAGGACGCGGCGTGGACGCTCGGCCCCGACGCCAGGGGCAACGTCCTCCGCTACCCGGTCAAGAAATATCCGCATGTGCTCGTCGCGAGCAGCACAGGCGGCGGCAAATCCGCTTGGGCACGGACCACTATCGAACAGTTTCGGGTCACTGGTTGGACCTGTTTCATCGGCTCGGGCAAAGTGTCGGACTTCGCCACGATGCGCGACCTGCCTGGTGTCGCGATGGTCACCGGAGGCGACGACGTGGCCCAAGTTGCGGTGATGGTGCGGCGCGTGCGGGTCGAGATGGAGCGGAGGAACACGCAGGCTGCCGAGGCGAAACAGCGCGGCGACACTGCGGCGTTCGCCTTCCCCCCGATCCTCCTCCTGCTCGATGAGTGGGGTGCTGTGGACGTGGCGTTCCGCACCGCATATAAGAAGAGCGACGCCTTCCTCCGCGATGTGGACTTGATCTTGCGCGTCGGTCGAGAAGCGAGAGTCCACGTCGTGCTCCTTTCGCAGACGATCCGTAAGACCGGCGACGGCGCGGTGCCAGGCGCGTGGCAGGAGAACCTGGGTCTGACGATCAGCTTGGGCTCTCCGAGCGAGATCACCCTCGAATCGGACGCGTTCACCGCTGAGACCAAGGGCCGCGCTGCGATGATCGGCGCACGACTGAAAGGAAAACCAGGACGCGGCCTCACCGTTGAGCGCGAGAGCGGCAAGGTTGTCGAATTCCAATCGTTCTACGGCTGGAGCCCAGGCACCACGTCGCTCGACCCGAACGCCGATAGCGACGTGCGACCGCCCACCGAAGAGGTGCGTGCGTTGTGGGAACGTTGGGAACCGATTTCAGCATCCGTGCCGTGGATCATGCCTCGCGTCGGGATCAAAGCCACCTCACCAGCATGGCGCACAGGCGACTTGTCCGAGGTCGCCAACACCCCGACCGTCGCCTTGACCGACGAGCACGGCGCGGTGAAACCAGGGATGGAGCAATACGACCCGGCCAGCGACGAATGGCTCGGCAAACAACCTGCGAGCACAGCCACGGGGTTGCACGAGGACTTGGACTTCGACAAACCGGAGACGAACGCGCCGACCGCGAACGCGGCCACGATGAGCGATGCGGAACTGCAAGAAGCCGTGCGGCAAGAGGCGATACGGCGCGGCCTCCTCGACCCAGACCCAGAGCCCGAGTCGCCTGGCGAGACCTCCCAGCGGTCAAAGCCAACGCCCAAACCGGAGACAAAATCGGCCACGAAGCCGAAGATCCAGGGCGAGGTATAG
- a CDS encoding helix-turn-helix domain-containing protein, giving the protein MSSEEDDDGIDLRVLGHELQRARVAKGYSLTDLVSHTGIAKATLHRYEMAQTNHTIRHLVKIARALDVPLSRLVSVLDEPPQDQKRGG; this is encoded by the coding sequence ATGTCAAGTGAAGAGGACGATGACGGGATCGACCTGCGCGTCCTGGGTCACGAGCTCCAGCGAGCCCGCGTCGCCAAGGGTTACAGCCTCACTGATTTGGTCTCGCACACTGGCATCGCGAAGGCAACGCTGCACCGGTACGAGATGGCCCAGACGAATCACACGATCCGGCACTTAGTCAAGATCGCCCGCGCGCTTGACGTCCCGCTGTCGCGACTTGTCTCGGTCTTGGACGAACCACCGCAAGACCAGAAGCGCGGGGGCTGA